In Weissella tructae, the DNA window ATGAATCCCATCACGACCAGTCTTAGCGCCAACATACAAGACGCTATTCCCAACTCCTTCAGCTTTTCCAACCTTCATCACTGCTTGATCCATCACCCCAACAGCCATGACATTGACTAACGGATTTCCTTGGTAAACCTTATCAAAACCAATTTCTCCACCAACCGTTGGAATCCCGATAGCATTTCCATAACCAGCGATACCGTCAATCACACCCCGAACTAATTGTTGTGTCGCTTGATTATCTAATTCACCAAAACGCAAACTATCTAAGACTGCAATTGGTTGGGCACCCATTGAGAAAATGTCACGTAAAATCCCACCAACGCCAGTGGCGGCACCTTCATATGGTTCAACCGCTGAAGGATGATTGTGTGATTCGGCCTTAAAGACAACGGCCTGTCCATCCCCAATATCTAAAATTCCGGCCCCTTCTCCTGGCCCTTGTAAGACACGTTCATTCGTTGACCAGAAGTTGCGCAAGAATGGCTTAGACTTCTTATAAGAAACGTGTTCTGACCACATCGCTGAGAACAATCCAGTCTCCGTATAATTAGGTAAGCGCCCAATCTTTGCGACGACTAAATCATATTCTTCGGGTGTTAATCCCCATTCAACATATAATTGGTCATCACGTACTTGTTCGGCTGTTGGTTCAAATGACATTGGATTTACGCTTGCTGCTTGTTTCATTATCCCGTTACTCCTGTTAAGACCGGACGTAAAAGTCCTTTGAAGAAATTTTGCCCATCCACATTACCCAATAATGCATCTACCGCACGCTCTGGGTGGGGCATCATACCAAAGACATTCCCTGCTTCATTTTGAATTCCCGCGATTTGGTCAATTGATCCATTGACGTTATCACGATATTTGAAGATGACTTGGTTATTTTCATGCAACTTCGCAATTGTTTCTGCATCAGCAAAGTAACGTCCTTCACCATGGGCAATTGGAATTGTAATTGCATCTTGCGTGTAGGCTTGGGTAAAACGAGAAGTTGGATTCACAATATCCAACGTCACTTCATCACAGATAAAGCTCGGCACTTCATTTAACATTAATTGTCCTGGTAACATCCCGGCTTCCGTCAACATTTGGAAACCATTACAGATACCAACAACGAGCTTTCCTGCATCTGCGGCTTCTTTAACCCCCGTCATGGCCGGTGCGAATCGTGCTACAGCCCCTGTACGCAAGTAATCCCCATATGCAAAGCCACCCGGCAAGAAAATCGCTTCATAGCCTGCAAATTCAGTGGTCTTTTCTGACACAATCTCTGGTGTAAAGCCTAAGTCGCGCAAGGCATAATACATATCAAGATCACAATTAGAACCTGGAAAACGAACAATCGCTGCCTTCATGTTTTAACCCTCCACAATTTGTTCTAGATCGAAACGGTATGTTTCTGTGTTGTGATTAATCAGTAAGGCTTCCGTTAAATCCTTTACTTGGTTAGCAGCGTCGTTTTCATCGATGGCATCTAGTGTCACTTCAAAATACTTTCCTTGAGTAACTTGCGTCGCATTTGTAAATGACATACGGTGCAAGGCCGACTTGATAACTTCACCTTGTGGGTCCAAAATTGATGGCTTATATGTGACATAAATCTTTGCTAGAAACATGATTATTCTCCCAATTCTGCTTGTAAGCGTTCCAATATAGTGGCGTATCCAACACGTAAATCGCCTGTTCCCTTACGGAAGACATCCTTATCTAACGACGCTCCCGTTGCTTGGTCGATTAAACGCATATTATCTGGTGACAATTCATCTGCAAGGATAATTTCGCCTTGCTTATTTTTTCCAAACTCTAATTTCGAATCAACTAATGTAATCCCTACGCGATCAAACAAGACACGTAAGTAAGCATTCGTTTGTAAAGCCAAATCATTCATTCGGACTAATTCAGTATCGGTGACTAACCCTAATGCCATTGCCTGACTACTGTTTAGCATTGGATCATCTAACGGGTCACTCTTGTAATAGAGTTCCTGTACTGTTGGTACTAAGCGTGACATAGGTTCAATATCAAACTTCTTCGCAAAGCTCCCTGCCGCATAATGCCGGGTCACGATTTCCAACTTAAACATCGTCAACGCTTGAATTAATTGATCACATTCATCAATTTGTTCAATGAAGTGATTTGGAATGCCTTTTTGATTAATATAGCCAAATAACAACGCACTAATCGCATTCGTATAATGTCCTTTATCTGAAATCTCTTCTTTTTGTTTCCCATTCAATGCCGTGGCTTGATTTAAATTGTGTACCCATAAAACATGTGGATCAGATGTCTCATAGACTTCTTTGGCTTTCCCACGAATCAACAGCGCCTCACGCGTTATCATTTTGATTTCCCCAATCTCTTAATGCCGCAATTGCGGATGCCCCGAGTACAGTAATATGGCCCATTTTACGGCCAGCGTTAATCTCTTGCTTACCATAGTCATGGAAATGCCAATCAACTTGTTGCGATAAGTCCTGACGAGCGCGTGTCATCTCATCCCCTAATAGATTCAACATCAACGCTGGTTCAATCATCTGAATCGGCGCAATGCTTAGACCAGTTACACTACGGATATGACCTTCAAATTGCGAAACATTCGTTCCTTCCATCGTGTAATGCCCTGAGTTATGCGGTCGTGGTGCTAACTCATTCACATAGACGTCATCACCTTGCACAAACAATTCAATCCCTAACATGCCTCGTAGATTTAATGCTTCCGCTAACGTTTGCGCAATCGTCTTGATTTTCGTTTCTAATGTGGCAGAAACAACAGCCGGCGCTGATGACCATTTCAAAACATGATTTTCATGAACATTTTCAGCAATTGGCCATGTGTGAATGTTATCTTGGCCATCACGCGTGACCATAATACTTAGCTCACGTTCAAATGAGAGTTTCTTTTCTAAGATTAATGGCTGTTCCATGGTGGTTGACCAATTTAGAATTAAATCATCTAAGTCTGCGCGATGACGAATATCCCATTGACCGTGGCCATCATAACCACCTGTCGTTGTTTTCAAAATAGCCGGTAAGCCAAGGCTTTCACATGCCCGACTCAATGCCATCACATTGTCAATCGCTTCAAACGGTGCGACTGGTAAGCCCAAGGCTTGAATAAATCGTTTTTCTTTTAAACGATCAGAGGTCAATTCTAGCAAGCGTGTACCTTGTGGCACTTCAGTTAATGTTTCAATTTGCATCAGCGCTTGGCGATCAACATTTTCAAATTCATAGGTTACCACATCTGCTAATGTAGCCAATTGATGCATCGCCAATTGATCATCATAGTCCGCAATGATATGTTCATCCGCTACTTGCACTGCCGGTGCCTGTTCATTTGGATCTAAGACAATCACACGATAGCCCATAGGCTTCGCAGCTAGAGCCATCATTTGGCCTAATTGCCCACCACCGATAATACCAATCGTAGCTGGCGGTAAAATGGGCTTAGTCATCAAAACGAGCCTCACTTTCAATCGCTGCTTGACGTTGTGCTAGGCGGAATGCCTCTATTTTTTCTGTCAGAATTGAATCTTGAATACTTAGCATTTGACCCGCTAGATAACCAGCATTCTTAGCACCGGCTTGTCCAATTGCCACAGTTGCGACTGGGACTCCCGCTGGCATTTGGACAATACTCAATAATGAATCAATCCCTTGTAATGCTTTACTTTGAATCGGCACGCCGATGACTGGTAATGTTGTATTGGCGGCTAACATGCCCGGTAAGTGTGCTGCACCACCTGCGCCTGCAATAATGACGCCAACCCCATTTTCACGTGCTTGCTTTCCAAAATGTGCGAGTTCATCTGGCATTCGATGTGCCGAAATAATATGTCGCTCTACTTCAATGTCCAGTGTTTGTAAAACTGAGACTGATTCTTTCATCGTTGGCCAATCTGAAATTGACCCCATGACTACCGCAACCCGTACCATTTTGTTCTCCTCCGACTTTTCGTTCGTGTTTACAATTTAATTTAAACATTAAAAGACTTCATTGTACAGGTATAGGCATATATTTTATTAATAAACGAATCATTGTTCGTGTATTAATCGTTTTACGACTTCAAAAAATACGATTGCACGGTTTTAATTTCTGGATTCTTGCATCGTCTCGATGTCTCATTTTAATCATCAATAAGACATCCAATGTTTTTTCCACAAAAAAAGAAGCCTATTTTTATCAAATACGCTCCTTATAGTTACCGATAATTAAAAAACCGGCACGAGAATCATCTCATGCCGGTTTTTTGATAAATCAAATTTTGTCCGTTTTGTTTACTTAAAGACAGACTTTACATCGTGTTCTTGTGTTCGTGGTGAATAGTTCGCCCACTCATCTCGTAAGAACTCGTCATTCACTGTGTATGTGTGTGGCTTACTTGGATTATCCAAGAATGGCAAAATAGCATCATCAATCGCTAACCAACCATTCCACCCAACGTGAATCGTATCTTGCATGAAGTATGGCTTATCACCATCTTTAGAAAAGTCGGCGATATTATCGAAACCTTGGCTCGTCAATTGGAACTTAATCTTATCGACGGCGTCACCATACATCTTCATATCTAGGCCAGTATAATCAGACCATTTCTTATTAACTGGTGGAATAACAAACAATA includes these proteins:
- the purQ gene encoding phosphoribosylformylglycinamidine synthase subunit PurQ is translated as MKAAIVRFPGSNCDLDMYYALRDLGFTPEIVSEKTTEFAGYEAIFLPGGFAYGDYLRTGAVARFAPAMTGVKEAADAGKLVVGICNGFQMLTEAGMLPGQLMLNEVPSFICDEVTLDIVNPTSRFTQAYTQDAITIPIAHGEGRYFADAETIAKLHENNQVIFKYRDNVNGSIDQIAGIQNEAGNVFGMMPHPERAVDALLGNVDGQNFFKGLLRPVLTGVTG
- the purS gene encoding phosphoribosylformylglycinamidine synthase subunit PurS, which encodes MFLAKIYVTYKPSILDPQGEVIKSALHRMSFTNATQVTQGKYFEVTLDAIDENDAANQVKDLTEALLINHNTETYRFDLEQIVEG
- a CDS encoding phosphoribosylaminoimidazolesuccinocarboxamide synthase; its protein translation is MITREALLIRGKAKEVYETSDPHVLWVHNLNQATALNGKQKEEISDKGHYTNAISALLFGYINQKGIPNHFIEQIDECDQLIQALTMFKLEIVTRHYAAGSFAKKFDIEPMSRLVPTVQELYYKSDPLDDPMLNSSQAMALGLVTDTELVRMNDLALQTNAYLRVLFDRVGITLVDSKLEFGKNKQGEIILADELSPDNMRLIDQATGASLDKDVFRKGTGDLRVGYATILERLQAELGE
- the purK gene encoding 5-(carboxyamino)imidazole ribonucleotide synthase, which produces MTKPILPPATIGIIGGGQLGQMMALAAKPMGYRVIVLDPNEQAPAVQVADEHIIADYDDQLAMHQLATLADVVTYEFENVDRQALMQIETLTEVPQGTRLLELTSDRLKEKRFIQALGLPVAPFEAIDNVMALSRACESLGLPAILKTTTGGYDGHGQWDIRHRADLDDLILNWSTTMEQPLILEKKLSFERELSIMVTRDGQDNIHTWPIAENVHENHVLKWSSAPAVVSATLETKIKTIAQTLAEALNLRGMLGIELFVQGDDVYVNELAPRPHNSGHYTMEGTNVSQFEGHIRSVTGLSIAPIQMIEPALMLNLLGDEMTRARQDLSQQVDWHFHDYGKQEINAGRKMGHITVLGASAIAALRDWGNQNDNA
- the purE gene encoding 5-(carboxyamino)imidazole ribonucleotide mutase; the encoded protein is MVRVAVVMGSISDWPTMKESVSVLQTLDIEVERHIISAHRMPDELAHFGKQARENGVGVIIAGAGGAAHLPGMLAANTTLPVIGVPIQSKALQGIDSLLSIVQMPAGVPVATVAIGQAGAKNAGYLAGQMLSIQDSILTEKIEAFRLAQRQAAIESEARFDD